In a genomic window of Vanessa tameamea isolate UH-Manoa-2023 chromosome 31, ilVanTame1 primary haplotype, whole genome shotgun sequence:
- the LOC113391350 gene encoding uncharacterized protein LOC113391350 has translation MGSPKVSNLQPHSPMADDKKSIKNLLKKPFQALFQKKDKVKQKREVQNEITTKPTEKTAAPISVLLDKFDKLEIEKKAEIKEEENEFDNFSYKIIEDDNRSARIDSHSSEDSGYAEKFSIANDSEDERDELKLIDSLKNLKVDPDKKVKEDDKRKRKLQTVLVSRGPIRNRAADFGTSVHPYGQEAADSVYRQINQINKQTFSGGQVIVNANARSENCSEIDLALKQIEINVRNFAQNSQQEQVDRWQIAQEFITESSRNVDDILSEFIDQDDQNISNQITNYASNTKSPTPNPVEEFSTANHTHDYDIDLSIIDGGELEKPSIFPTPPRSENVPSPMSDSHSSFNPINSDYTLSPETSSPMSNSDYEKYQDITPFDEYPSCITDNVELDKDVTDKKKDRTLTSSMTMKQFKDLQKEIANNYSKKECCQINRRPCKEIFTEYLQKLDIEERKNNCRKITQLDLENCYGVLHYVLLNLSNDKDVNLNMSLFMLICEKVLALKPMLFVGNFGLSLLKSAVLRCNTRPLLTRYLVQCIRTVTRTYKPENDYVFSEVDALGDSLVTACARAGDECADVLAELVRREDGDQPLFNVHQANTDGYTALHVCCGEHSARTPRAHALHVLLKHAGADLWRGDIKGGDTPLHLAVNSANCDLTIIMILFLHIDRKEWRKLAHVQNRSSVNPLEYARSAMKSTSRQNYPVEVLDFLKKCR, from the exons ATGGGAAGTCCTAAGGTGTCGAACCTTCAACCGCATTCACCAATGGCTGACGACAAGAAATCAATAAAGAATCTTCTCAAGAAACCCTTCCAGGCCCTATTCCAGAAGAAAGACAAGGTCAAGCAAAAGAGAGAAGTACAAAATGAGATAACGACGAAACCGACAGAGAAAACCGCAGCACCGATATCAGTCCTACTTGACAAATTCGATAAACTAGAAATAGAGAAGAAAGCCGaaataaaagaagaagaaaatgaaTTCGATAACTTCTCTTATAAGATTATAGAAGACGACAACAGATCTGCTAGAATAGATTCACATTCGTCTGAAGACAGTGGATACGCGgaaaaattctcaatagcaaACGATTCAGAGGACGAACGAGATGAACTGAAGCTCATTGATTCGTTGAAGAATTTAAAAGTCGATCCCGATAAGAAAGTAAAAGAAGATGACAAGAGGAAAAGGAAGTTGCAGACTGTTCTCGTGTCGAGAGGTCCGATTAGGAATCGGGCGGCGGATTTTGGAACTTCGGTCCACCCATACGGCCAGGAAGCAGCGGACAGCGTTTACAGACAG ATAAACCAGATAAACAAACAGACGTTTTCGGGTGGACAAGTTATAGTGAACGCTAATGCGAGAAGCGAAAACTGTTCCGAAATAGACCTTGCCCTCAAACAAATCGAAATAAACGTAAGAAATTTCGCCCAAAACTCGCAACAGGAACAAGTTGATCGTTGGCAAATCGCTCAAGAATTTATTACGGAAAGTTCCAGAAACGTCGACGACATTCTATCAGAGTTCATCGATCAAGACGATCAAAATATCTCCAATCAAATAACGAATTATGCTTCGAATACTAAAAGCCCCACCCCTAATCCGGTTGAGGAATTCTCCACAGCAAACCATACACACGACTACGATATCGATCTATCGATAATCGATGGCGGGGAATTGGAGAAACCATCGATATTCCCAACTCCACCACGTTCCGAGAACGTCCCCAGCCCCATGTCAGACTCTCACTCCTCTTTTAACCCCATTAATTCTGATTACACACTTTCTCCCGAAACTTCATCGCCAATGTCGAACAGtgattatgaaaaatatcaagACATAACACCGTTCGACGAGTACCCGAGCTGTATCACAGATAATGTAGAATTAGATAAGGATGTCACAGATAAGAAAAAAGACAGGACGTTAACGTCATCAATGACAATGAAGCAATTCAAAGATTTGCAGAAAGAGATAGCGAATAATTATTCGAAAAAGGAATGCTGTCAAATCAACAGAAGGCCGTGCAAGGAAATATTCACGGAATATTTGCAAAAGTTGGACATCGAGGAGAGGAAGAATAATTGCCGGAAAATAACGCAATTAGATTTGGAGAACTGTTATGG AGTTCTGCATTACGTTCTGTTAAACTTGTCAAACGATAAAGATGTCAATTTGAATATGTCTCTATTTATGCTGATCTGTGAGAAAGTCCTCGCTCTGAAGCCGATGCTGTTTGTCGGTAATTTTg GTTTAAGTCTTCTCAAATCAGCTGTACTGAGATGTAACACAAGGCCCCTCTTAACACGATACTTGGTACAGTGCATACGAACCGTAACGCGTACTTATAAACCCGAAAACGACTACGTGTTCTCTGAG GTGGACGCACTGGGCGACAGCTTAGTAACGGCGTGCGCACGCGCTGGCGACGAGTGCGCGGACGTGCTCGCGGAGCTCGTGCGTCGCGAGGATGGTGACCAGCCGCTGTTCAACGTGCATCAAGCCAACACAGATG GCTACACGGCGCTACACGTGTGCTGCGGCGAGCACAGCGCGCGTACGCCCCGAGCGCACGCACTGCACGTGCTCCTCAAGCACGCGGGCGCCGACCTGTGGCGCGGG GATATTAAAGGTGGGGACACCCCCCTCCATCTAGCGGTCAACTCCGCCAACTGCGACCTCACAATCATAATGATACTGTTCCTGCATATCGACAGGAAGGAATGGAGGAAACTGGCCCATGTTCAGAATCGAAG cTCCGTCAATCCTTTGGAATACGCCCGATCAGCGATGAAGTCCACATCACGGCAAAACTATCCCGTTGAAGTTCTAGATTTTCTCAAGAAATGCcgttaa
- the LOC113391386 gene encoding cyclin G: MLRSGAGHPDAEAGASTSSGRADIRHLYTTLNEYLQLETKFQPRLCLPTDGENGEVTTGARDGAAHVLRCLKVWFDLPADILISAINLFDRFLTKMKVRPCHVPCITVSCMNIAIDEYADTKKQPRNVTVEELVSVSQSACTAGDVARMSRVIADKLAVAERCAVSALHWARLLRALVVAAAESLALPHCSLPESELINLLEIAVCDAECVNARTSELALVLVYHQLEKHLVEYSRKATEGGAPLPDDAYYLYEFAAQLQAHCNMSDASLLSTRTHVRAVLARYEARQAAPHRQRLVWRLSERTLKVLRPTDRLTSLLPTIEEQHFAVDVTPKRTRTGSESSENEETSDWPRSPVLPVYCDN; encoded by the exons ATGTTGAGATCGGGCGCGGGTCACCCGGATGCTGAAGCTGGCGCGTCGACGTCGTCTGGCCGTGCCGACATAAGGCATCTATACACCACGCTCAACGAATACCTACAGTTGGAGACGAAGTTTCAGCCGAGACTCTGTCTGCCGACTGACGGCGAG AATGGTGAAGTTACGACTGGAGCGCGAGACGGCGCTGCGCACGTGCTCCGCTGTCTGAAAGTGTGGTTCGACCTGCCGGCGGACATTCTCATCAGCGCTATCAATCTCTTTGATCG TTTTCTAACGAAAATGAAAGTACGTCCGTGCCACGTGCCCTGCATCACCGTGTCCTGCATGAACATCGCAATAGACGAGTACGCTGATACGAAGAAGCAGCCGCGCAACGTGACCGTCGAGGAGTTAG TGTCGGTGTCGCAGTCGGCGTGCACGGCGGGCGACGTGGCGCGCATGTCGCGCGTGATCGCGGACAAGCTGGCGGTGGCCGAGCGCTGCGCGGTGAGCGCGCTGCACTGGGCGCGCCTGCTGCGGGCGCTCGTCGTCGCCGCCGCCGAGTCGCTGGCGCTCCCGCACTGCTCTCTGCCG GAAAGCGAACTGATCAACCTGTTGGAGATAGCAGTGTGCGACGCTGAGTGTGTCAACGCTCGCACCAGCGAACTGGCGCTTGTTCTAGTTTACCATCAACTAG AGAAACATCTCGTGGAGTACAGTCGCAAAGCAACGGAGGGCGGAGCTCCGTTACCGGACGACGCGTACTATCTCTACGAGTTCGCAGCGCAGTTGCAAGCTCACTGCAAC ATGTCCGACGCGTCTCTGCTCAGCACGCGCACCCACGTGCGCGCCGTGCTCGCGCGCTACGAGGCGAGACAGGCAGCGCCGCACCGACAGCGCCTCGTGTGGAGGCTCTCCGAGCGCACGCTCAAG gTACTTCGTCCAACCGATCGGTTGACGTCTCTACTGCCGACAATCGAGGAGCAACACTTCGCTGTCGACGTAACTCCAAAACGCACCAG AACAGGAAGCGAAAGCAGCGAAAACGAAGAGACCTCGGACTGGCCGCGGAGCCCCGTCTTACCCGTCTACTGCGACAACTGa